From the genome of Streptomyces sp. NBC_01341, one region includes:
- a CDS encoding mandelate racemase/muconate lactonizing enzyme family protein — protein MIITDITTFPLRIPFAPGTESADAAWGPKGLKAVDSLLVRVTTDEGTVGWGESFGFTGVPITREAIDGAVAPACVGQDPLQIVPLMHEVQRKLHVFGRAGPLMHGLSAVDIALWDIAGKVTGAPVHQLLGGSGHADLPCYASLDAYADPELVRAAVRRAADSGFVGVKLHEKGFPEISAARDEAGPDLALMVDVNCAWSPHEASAIAGTLRPLALTWLEEPVWPPENFAGLAQVRRAGVPIAAGENVSTLLGFQRLLDSSAVDFVQPSPAKAGGVTELCKVFTVAALHNIPVMPHTFYDGPGLLAALHAAAVLATPETMIEWRYFDLEAQIYGGALTVRDGRVRVPLGPGLGLEPDPDVISTYLIR, from the coding sequence GTGATCATCACCGACATCACCACATTCCCCCTGCGCATCCCGTTCGCGCCGGGTACCGAATCCGCGGACGCAGCCTGGGGGCCGAAAGGCCTCAAAGCGGTGGACTCGCTCCTGGTCCGGGTGACGACCGACGAGGGCACGGTGGGCTGGGGCGAATCCTTCGGTTTCACGGGTGTTCCGATCACACGCGAGGCCATCGACGGGGCCGTCGCGCCCGCGTGCGTGGGCCAGGACCCCCTGCAGATCGTGCCCCTCATGCACGAGGTGCAGCGGAAGCTGCACGTCTTCGGACGCGCCGGGCCCCTGATGCACGGTCTTTCAGCGGTGGACATCGCACTGTGGGACATCGCCGGGAAGGTCACCGGCGCGCCCGTCCATCAACTCCTGGGCGGCAGCGGGCATGCTGATCTGCCCTGCTATGCGAGTCTGGACGCCTACGCCGATCCCGAGCTCGTGCGCGCGGCGGTGCGGCGGGCGGCCGACAGCGGCTTCGTCGGGGTGAAGCTGCACGAGAAGGGGTTCCCGGAGATCAGCGCCGCACGCGACGAAGCCGGGCCCGATCTGGCCCTGATGGTCGACGTGAACTGCGCCTGGAGCCCGCACGAGGCGTCGGCGATCGCGGGGACGCTGCGACCGCTGGCGCTCACGTGGCTGGAGGAACCGGTCTGGCCACCGGAGAACTTCGCCGGCCTCGCACAGGTGCGCCGCGCCGGCGTACCCATCGCGGCGGGGGAGAACGTGTCGACCCTGCTCGGTTTCCAGCGCCTCCTGGACTCCTCGGCCGTCGACTTCGTCCAGCCCAGCCCGGCCAAAGCGGGCGGTGTCACCGAGCTGTGCAAGGTCTTCACGGTCGCGGCCCTCCACAACATTCCGGTGATGCCCCACACCTTCTACGACGGACCCGGCCTGCTGGCCGCGCTGCACGCCGCCGCCGTACTGGCCACGCCCGAAACGATGATCGAGTGGCGGTACTTCGACCTCGAGGCGCAGATCTACGGCGGTGCGCTGACCGTGCGGGACGGCCGAGTCCGCGTGCCGCTGGGCCCGGGGCTGGGCTTGGAGCCCGACCCCGACGTGATCAGCACCTACCTGATCCGATGA
- a CDS encoding dienelactone hydrolase family protein produces the protein MHFISERRLDDGVLEREFTLGEIPGTLWTPGSTPAPLVLMAHNNGLPKADPRLVARARYTAARGFAVATIDAAGCGDRPRTAADVQARADLRRAMQAGEPVDEIFESLIGPLVENAVPEWQTTLDALLELPEISGRVGYSGGWAALGIRLAVVEPRIAAAGLFAGGYVPRAQREEARKVTIPLLFLLQWDDEGNPRQRALDLFDAFGSEEKTLHANPGGHTGTPWFELEDGCRFLARHLT, from the coding sequence GTGCACTTCATTTCCGAAAGACGCCTCGACGACGGCGTTCTGGAACGCGAGTTCACCCTCGGCGAGATCCCCGGCACCCTGTGGACGCCCGGATCCACACCGGCTCCGCTGGTCCTGATGGCCCACAACAACGGCCTCCCCAAGGCGGATCCCCGGCTGGTGGCCCGAGCCCGGTACACCGCGGCGCGCGGTTTCGCGGTGGCCACCATCGACGCCGCCGGGTGCGGGGACCGTCCCCGCACCGCCGCCGACGTGCAGGCCCGGGCGGACCTCCGGCGGGCGATGCAGGCTGGAGAGCCGGTCGACGAGATCTTCGAGTCCCTCATCGGCCCACTGGTCGAGAATGCGGTCCCCGAATGGCAGACCACGCTGGACGCCCTGCTCGAGCTGCCCGAGATCAGCGGCCGGGTCGGTTACTCGGGCGGGTGGGCCGCTCTCGGCATCCGACTCGCGGTGGTCGAGCCGCGTATTGCGGCCGCAGGCCTCTTCGCCGGGGGGTACGTGCCCCGTGCCCAGCGGGAGGAGGCCCGGAAGGTCACCATTCCGCTGCTGTTCCTGCTGCAGTGGGACGACGAAGGGAACCCCCGGCAACGGGCTCTGGACCTGTTCGATGCCTTCGGCAGCGAGGAGAAGACGCTGCACGCCAATCCGGGAGGGCACACGGGCACACCGTGGTTCGAGCTGGAGGACGGCTGCCGGTTCCTGGCCCGACACCTGACGTGA
- a CDS encoding S8 family serine peptidase: MRIRARWALLPALAGLVAGAVPGAAEASPGSSPAIAVPGDSVPGAKAVHTLTLITGDKVTVTRGSSEAPAVSVERGPGRTHIGFQTSHQWHGADHHISVVPSDAQALLTAGRLDPRLFDVTEQLDAGYDDAADDSLPLLYSGRGGDSGAARAAVERHGARITGTLDVLGGGSFTTAKRDAASFWKFVTGTQGLRGPLNKLWLNGRSRIALAESTAIIGAPQVWDSVGAAGSHITGKGVTVADLDTGYDPTHPDLAGKAAADRVKDFTGSGSAVDGHGHGTHTASVIAGTGAASAGKYKGVAPGAQLLVGKVCTDDGFCADDAVINGMTWAAESGATAVNLSLGSAPYAQSDPLTEAVDRLTADHGTLFVIAAGNEGAPAADYYGGTVGSPGIADSALTVGSSTKQDALSDFSSRGPRIGDFAVKPDILAPGQDITAARAAGTTMGDPAGSSYVTASGTSMATPHVTGAVALLAQQHPAWRAADFKAALTSAAKGLPGLTAYDQGSGRLDVARAATQHVRATSGSISLGKADWPHQDVTRTGTATYTNDGDTDVTLHLSVDAYGPRGQAAPARAFGLSADTVTVPAHGTASVRLTALVDDAMAGAYGGSIVAATGDGTTTVRDAFGVYAEPLTHGLSLTVLGLDGKPVGADTTVSAFDTRTGLQYSVPTDGDGQVSMGLPESEYDISANKFDPVAHTSVLFSEPGVRLTTDTSLLLDGRTAEEVNLKVDKGQAKNEGIFATATSISADGRYGTQKLVMGFPGDRIYATPTEKVTSHPFWFLATQRWSGTVPRTATKPAWSYTYNLAVNIKGSVPATLTRSLHDAELGRVEESYAGQGGKPLGVRIDSPIPSYGAVTFGDGNVIPVPGKETRYYSDDPALVWDRSLGMRAQGTAGFDEVQFAGTTRFRPGGAYTRRWNAAPLRARSVEASRVEDTLFLTPGLFSSAAENTATHSGEARGTSGSSTLYRDGVKTASVNSLGRLQAVVPYEKGTYTLTSTGTRQVGWSTLGSRASATWTFTSGRPSGPAPAELPLMNVRLNGPVGTAGAVDGGRMYRFTVAAERGTKAVTTSLGLKVSFDDGRTWKTAKVRHLGAIGIVALRLPASGGYASIRLTAADAAGNKVDQTIIRSFQVTRKR, translated from the coding sequence ATGCGTATACGAGCGAGATGGGCCCTGCTTCCCGCACTGGCCGGCCTGGTCGCGGGGGCGGTGCCCGGCGCAGCCGAGGCGTCCCCCGGCTCCTCCCCGGCCATCGCCGTCCCGGGCGACTCCGTCCCGGGCGCCAAGGCCGTCCACACCCTCACCCTGATCACCGGTGACAAGGTCACCGTGACCCGCGGCTCCAGTGAGGCTCCCGCAGTGAGCGTGGAGCGCGGTCCCGGCCGTACCCACATCGGCTTCCAGACGTCGCACCAGTGGCACGGAGCCGACCACCACATCTCGGTGGTCCCTTCCGACGCCCAGGCCCTGCTGACCGCCGGAAGGCTCGATCCTCGCCTGTTCGACGTCACCGAGCAGCTCGACGCCGGCTACGACGATGCCGCGGACGACTCACTGCCGCTGCTCTACTCCGGCCGCGGCGGCGACTCCGGTGCTGCCCGCGCCGCTGTCGAGCGGCACGGAGCAAGGATCACCGGCACCCTTGACGTCCTCGGCGGTGGCAGCTTCACCACCGCCAAGCGGGACGCCGCCTCTTTCTGGAAGTTCGTCACGGGAACGCAGGGACTGCGCGGCCCGCTGAACAAGCTGTGGCTCAACGGCCGCAGCCGCATCGCCCTCGCCGAGAGCACCGCCATCATCGGTGCCCCTCAGGTCTGGGACAGCGTCGGCGCCGCCGGGTCGCACATCACCGGCAAGGGCGTCACCGTCGCTGACCTCGACACCGGCTACGACCCCACTCACCCGGACCTCGCGGGCAAGGCCGCCGCCGACAGGGTCAAGGACTTCACCGGCTCCGGGTCCGCGGTGGACGGACACGGCCACGGTACTCACACCGCCTCCGTCATCGCGGGCACCGGCGCCGCCTCGGCCGGAAAGTACAAGGGTGTCGCCCCCGGCGCCCAGCTGCTCGTGGGCAAGGTCTGCACCGATGACGGCTTCTGCGCCGACGACGCCGTGATCAACGGCATGACCTGGGCGGCCGAGAGCGGCGCCACAGCGGTAAACCTCAGCCTCGGATCAGCCCCCTACGCCCAGTCGGACCCGCTCACCGAGGCGGTCGACCGACTGACCGCCGACCACGGCACCCTGTTCGTGATCGCGGCCGGCAACGAAGGCGCACCGGCGGCCGACTACTACGGCGGGACGGTCGGCAGCCCGGGGATCGCCGACTCCGCGCTCACTGTGGGCAGTTCCACGAAGCAGGACGCCCTCAGCGACTTCTCGAGCCGCGGCCCGCGGATCGGCGACTTCGCCGTCAAGCCGGACATCCTCGCCCCCGGCCAGGACATCACCGCAGCCCGCGCCGCGGGCACGACCATGGGAGATCCGGCCGGCTCCTCGTACGTCACTGCCTCCGGCACTTCCATGGCGACCCCCCACGTGACCGGAGCTGTGGCGCTGCTCGCGCAGCAGCACCCGGCCTGGAGGGCGGCGGACTTCAAGGCGGCGCTCACGAGCGCCGCCAAGGGCCTCCCAGGGCTGACGGCCTACGACCAGGGCAGCGGCCGGCTCGATGTGGCCCGCGCCGCGACGCAGCACGTGCGCGCCACCTCCGGCAGCATCAGCCTCGGCAAGGCCGACTGGCCGCACCAGGACGTCACGAGAACCGGCACCGCCACCTACACCAACGACGGTGACACCGACGTCACACTCCACCTGTCCGTCGACGCGTACGGGCCACGGGGCCAGGCCGCGCCCGCCCGCGCTTTCGGCCTGTCGGCCGACACCGTGACCGTCCCGGCCCACGGCACCGCCTCTGTCAGGCTCACCGCTCTCGTCGACGACGCGATGGCGGGCGCCTACGGCGGATCGATCGTTGCCGCCACCGGCGACGGGACCACCACGGTCCGCGACGCCTTCGGCGTGTACGCCGAGCCGCTCACCCACGGTCTGTCGCTCACCGTCCTCGGCCTCGACGGCAAGCCGGTGGGCGCGGACACCACCGTCTCCGCCTTCGACACCCGTACCGGCCTGCAGTACAGCGTCCCCACCGACGGCGACGGCCAGGTGTCGATGGGACTGCCGGAGAGCGAGTACGACATCTCCGCGAACAAGTTCGACCCCGTGGCGCACACCTCGGTCCTCTTCTCCGAGCCAGGCGTCCGCCTCACCACCGACACCTCGCTCCTCCTCGACGGCAGAACCGCCGAGGAGGTCAACCTCAAGGTGGACAAGGGCCAGGCCAAGAACGAGGGAATCTTCGCCACGGCGACATCCATCAGCGCGGACGGGCGCTACGGCACCCAGAAGCTGGTGATGGGCTTCCCGGGCGACCGCATCTACGCCACGCCGACCGAGAAGGTCACCAGCCACCCGTTCTGGTTCCTGGCCACCCAGCGCTGGAGCGGCACGGTCCCCAGGACCGCCACGAAGCCGGCCTGGAGCTACACCTACAACCTCGCCGTCAACATTAAGGGCAGCGTCCCCGCCACCCTCACCCGCAGCCTCCACGACGCGGAACTCGGCCGCGTCGAGGAGTCCTACGCGGGCCAGGGCGGCAAACCGCTCGGCGTCCGCATCGACTCCCCGATTCCGTCCTACGGCGCCGTCACCTTCGGCGACGGCAACGTGATCCCGGTCCCCGGCAAGGAGACCCGCTACTACAGCGACGACCCGGCGCTCGTCTGGGACCGCTCGCTCGGCATGCGGGCCCAGGGCACCGCCGGCTTCGACGAGGTCCAGTTCGCGGGCACCACACGATTCCGGCCCGGCGGGGCGTACACCCGCCGCTGGAACGCGGCCCCCCTGCGTGCGCGGTCGGTGGAAGCCTCACGCGTCGAGGACACCCTCTTCCTCACGCCTGGACTGTTCTCCTCGGCAGCCGAGAACACGGCCACCCACTCGGGCGAGGCAAGGGGCACCTCGGGCTCGTCGACCCTGTACCGCGACGGGGTGAAGACCGCGTCCGTGAATTCCCTGGGCCGTCTGCAGGCAGTCGTTCCGTACGAGAAGGGCACCTACACACTGACGTCGACGGGTACCCGCCAGGTCGGCTGGTCCACCCTGGGCAGCAGGGCATCGGCGACCTGGACCTTCACCTCCGGGCGTCCGTCGGGCCCTGCCCCGGCGGAGCTGCCGCTGATGAACGTGCGCCTCAACGGGCCCGTCGGCACCGCCGGCGCCGTCGACGGTGGACGTATGTACCGCTTCACCGTGGCGGCCGAGCGAGGCACCAAGGCGGTCACCACCTCGCTGGGCCTCAAGGTGTCGTTCGACGACGGCAGGACCTGGAAGACCGCCAAGGTCAGGCACTTGGGCGCCATCGGCATCGTGGCCCTGCGGCTGCCCGCGAGCGGCGGTTACGCCTCGATCCGTCTCACCGCCGCCGACGCGGCAGGCAACAAGGTCGACCAGACGATCATCCGGTCCTTCCAGGTGACCCGGAAGCGCTGA
- a CDS encoding glycoside hydrolase family 32 protein: MRRKVRALLVALVASLVALLPGTPAVAGTVSDYSEFPYPPTTYSEPYRGQYHFSSQSGWMNDPNGLVYANGLYHFYYQHNPHGLAWDTMHWGHATSPDLVHWTQKPIALEPGVHPGTLFSGGGVVDKDNTSGLKTGDLDPIVVFANTNGVSVYYSNDNGQTFQAYDKGRKQIEIPNESRDPKVFWDAARRRWAMVVWSDQGGNGVNIYTSKNLLDWTFASRYSAPWLFECPDMFQLPLDGNTGQQRWVLTSASSQYAVGSFDGTTFRTDWAGPQQMDLGTTHAGGTFYAAQTFTGNPDGRTAQMAWQGGNRGSTWTGNATFPATLNLVSTPDGPRISRTPVAELASLASETKTWKNQTVDAARSDNLFAGVKADTYEITAQFDVKGASAGRFGFDLHARSDGSADRSVVYDTAAQTLQGKPLKPKNGKVELRLLVDRGQLEIFADGGKYSLSDNVDFDSAANSQGIRLFADGGKVKLDSAIFTRLNTSWGTSQSTLAGNLKGPWHSAGGSWSDVSGGKRVSTGGDAFYISASNGADAVYQGDITLDTARAAGLTFRAGASGAGYTANIDTSGVVKLWRPGKDIAAHSTPITAGRTYHLKVRTDGPRIRVWLDNGSEPVIDATDTAYASGLFGVNAYDGTATVQNLNTGTAGFTAFPAGRWTPRGGTWTVTPAGLQGNSAQDGFYLSDRSGNDFTYEGDLSVTNGTATGLTFRAGADGVGYTANIDTSGTVKLWRPGRDIASHATSIIEGRTYHLKVRTDGSRLRVWLGDGADPVIDATDTAYSEGLFGVNGYAAHTLAQNLKVS, translated from the coding sequence ATGCGCCGAAAAGTCAGGGCGCTGCTCGTCGCCCTGGTCGCGAGTCTGGTCGCCTTGCTCCCGGGCACACCCGCGGTCGCCGGGACTGTGTCCGACTACTCCGAGTTCCCGTATCCGCCCACCACCTACAGTGAGCCGTATCGGGGCCAGTACCACTTCAGTTCGCAGTCGGGCTGGATGAACGACCCCAACGGGCTGGTGTACGCGAACGGGCTGTACCACTTCTACTACCAGCACAATCCGCATGGCCTTGCCTGGGACACCATGCACTGGGGCCATGCCACCAGCCCCGATCTGGTGCACTGGACGCAGAAGCCGATCGCCCTCGAACCAGGCGTGCACCCCGGCACACTGTTCTCGGGCGGAGGGGTCGTCGACAAGGACAACACCTCCGGCCTGAAGACCGGCGACCTCGACCCGATCGTGGTCTTCGCCAACACCAACGGCGTCAGCGTCTACTACAGCAACGACAACGGTCAGACCTTCCAGGCCTACGACAAGGGCCGCAAACAGATCGAGATCCCGAACGAAAGCCGTGACCCCAAGGTCTTCTGGGACGCGGCGCGCCGGCGCTGGGCCATGGTCGTCTGGTCCGACCAGGGTGGCAACGGGGTGAACATCTACACCTCGAAGAACCTGCTGGACTGGACGTTCGCCAGCCGCTACTCGGCCCCCTGGCTCTTCGAGTGCCCGGACATGTTCCAGCTCCCGCTGGACGGCAACACCGGTCAGCAGCGGTGGGTCCTGACCTCTGCCTCCAGCCAGTACGCCGTCGGATCCTTCGACGGCACGACCTTCCGCACCGACTGGGCCGGTCCGCAGCAGATGGATCTGGGCACGACGCACGCGGGCGGCACCTTCTACGCCGCGCAGACCTTCACCGGCAACCCTGACGGCCGTACCGCGCAGATGGCCTGGCAAGGTGGCAACCGCGGCAGCACCTGGACGGGCAACGCGACCTTTCCGGCGACGCTCAACCTGGTCAGCACCCCGGACGGCCCCCGGATCAGCCGTACGCCAGTCGCCGAACTCGCCTCGCTGGCCTCGGAGACCAAGACCTGGAAGAACCAGACGGTCGATGCCGCCAGGAGCGACAACCTCTTCGCGGGAGTCAAGGCCGACACCTACGAGATCACCGCCCAGTTCGACGTCAAGGGCGCGAGTGCCGGCAGGTTCGGGTTCGACCTGCACGCCAGGTCGGACGGCTCCGCAGACCGCAGCGTGGTCTACGACACTGCCGCGCAGACCCTCCAGGGCAAGCCGCTCAAGCCGAAGAACGGCAAGGTCGAGCTCCGGCTGCTCGTCGACCGGGGCCAGTTGGAGATCTTCGCCGACGGCGGGAAGTACTCGCTCTCGGACAACGTCGACTTCGACTCGGCAGCGAACAGCCAGGGCATCCGGCTCTTCGCGGACGGAGGCAAGGTGAAGCTGGACAGTGCGATCTTCACCCGGCTCAACACCAGTTGGGGAACGTCGCAGTCCACCCTCGCCGGCAACCTCAAGGGGCCGTGGCACTCGGCCGGGGGCTCATGGAGCGACGTGAGCGGCGGAAAGCGCGTGTCGACCGGCGGCGACGCCTTCTACATCAGCGCGAGCAACGGCGCGGACGCCGTCTACCAGGGTGACATCACCCTGGACACCGCACGCGCCGCAGGCCTGACGTTCCGGGCCGGCGCGTCGGGCGCCGGCTACACGGCGAACATCGACACCAGCGGTGTGGTCAAGCTCTGGCGCCCGGGCAAGGACATCGCGGCGCACTCCACACCCATCACGGCCGGCCGCACCTACCACCTCAAGGTGCGGACGGACGGCCCGCGCATCCGGGTGTGGCTGGACAACGGCAGCGAGCCGGTCATCGACGCGACCGACACCGCTTACGCGAGCGGCCTGTTCGGTGTGAACGCCTACGACGGCACGGCGACGGTGCAGAACCTCAACACCGGCACCGCCGGGTTCACCGCGTTTCCCGCCGGACGTTGGACACCGCGCGGAGGCACGTGGACGGTCACCCCCGCCGGACTGCAGGGGAACTCCGCCCAGGACGGCTTCTACCTCAGCGACCGCTCCGGCAACGACTTCACCTACGAGGGCGACCTGTCGGTGACCAACGGAACCGCGACGGGACTGACCTTCCGGGCGGGCGCCGACGGGGTCGGGTACACGGCGAACATCGACACCAGCGGGACCGTCAAACTGTGGCGCCCGGGACGGGACATCGCCTCGCACGCCACATCGATCATCGAGGGCCGGACCTACCACCTGAAGGTGCGCACCGATGGCTCGCGACTCCGCGTCTGGCTGGGTGACGGCGCCGATCCGGTGATCGACGCGACCGACACCGCGTACTCCGAGGGGCTGTTCGGAGTGAACGGCTACGCGGCACACACCCTTGCGCAGAATCTGAAGGTGAGTTGA
- a CDS encoding cupin domain-containing protein, with protein MRTHQPDQDVFRSIASEDIVWKQFPAFPPSARLAVVVGDPMKPGPYVVRVKLPGGQKLMPHRHEEDRIYTVISGVFYIGHGETFDENELQAYAPGSVVVLPGGTPHFHWAKSGEYVTQVTALGPITLEYIDPRNDPRNS; from the coding sequence ATGCGCACCCACCAGCCTGACCAGGACGTCTTCAGGTCGATCGCGTCGGAGGACATCGTCTGGAAGCAGTTTCCGGCGTTCCCTCCTTCGGCGCGTCTGGCCGTGGTCGTCGGTGATCCGATGAAGCCCGGTCCCTACGTGGTCCGGGTCAAACTGCCAGGCGGTCAGAAATTGATGCCGCACCGCCACGAGGAGGACCGGATCTACACGGTCATCTCAGGCGTCTTCTACATCGGACACGGCGAGACGTTCGACGAGAACGAACTCCAGGCGTACGCACCGGGGTCCGTCGTGGTGCTCCCGGGCGGAACCCCTCATTTCCACTGGGCGAAGTCGGGTGAGTACGTCACGCAGGTGACCGCTCTCGGTCCGATCACGCTGGAGTACATCGATCCTCGAAACGATCCGCGCAACAGCTGA
- a CDS encoding O-acetyl-ADP-ribose deacetylase, with protein sequence MKTRPTITLVRGDITEQHADVLVNAANSSLLGGGGVDGAIHRRGGPEILAACRGLRASRYGKGLPTGQAVATTAGRLNAEYVVHTVGPVWSPTEDRSALLASCYRQSLRVASELGVRSVAFPAISTGIYGWPLDDGARIAVSTVRETALPPVTEVRFVLFDEEAYACFNEALTA encoded by the coding sequence ATGAAGACACGACCGACGATCACCCTCGTGCGCGGGGACATCACCGAGCAGCACGCCGACGTCCTGGTGAACGCCGCCAACTCCTCCCTCCTCGGCGGTGGTGGGGTGGACGGCGCGATCCACCGGCGCGGTGGGCCCGAGATCCTTGCGGCCTGCCGTGGCCTGCGGGCCTCGCGCTATGGAAAGGGGCTGCCGACCGGTCAGGCCGTGGCGACCACGGCAGGCCGCCTGAACGCGGAGTACGTCGTTCACACGGTGGGCCCGGTCTGGTCACCCACGGAGGACCGTTCCGCGTTGCTGGCGTCCTGCTATCGACAGTCGCTGCGGGTGGCATCGGAACTGGGCGTCCGGTCAGTTGCCTTTCCGGCGATTTCGACGGGCATCTACGGCTGGCCTCTCGACGACGGGGCCCGGATCGCCGTAAGCACGGTCCGCGAGACCGCGCTCCCCCCGGTCACGGAGGTCCGGTTCGTACTCTTTGACGAAGAGGCGTACGCCTGCTTCAACGAGGCTCTCACCGCTTAG
- a CDS encoding PEP/pyruvate-binding domain-containing protein: protein MRFETTEWAVVPLGTPSAEDTAITGAKAAHLARAAVAGLPVLPGFVLVPAERAPGALTGHEALRGAWRTLAGGEGQEPLVVRSSSLYEDTENSSMAGRFDSVLDVQGWDSFVSAVRTVLASARRVRPLRPAAQDVPADGMAVLVQPMLESAVGGVMFGADPVEGRTDRILVSAVRGGPDQLVDGSTPGVRYQLTRLARPVGGDPAGRRGDRLLTRARRHQLVNLAKSTERVFGGPQDMEFGFDGEGQLWLFQSRPITAMTPRPPRGARLFGPGPVAETLPGVLQPLEEDLWAVPMSHGLTVALDIAGAAPRRRLRRLPVVTTVQGRAVADLRLLGTVPPAHPFLDRVNTANGARRAAAAWRVGRLRSALPLLAVDLMADVDRALAGFPPAGDMLSGRLLDAVAWGRQTLSALHAQESLAGALLGTGSGATAAGEALAELAEDRGRGLSHEELIALHPVLLALLPPTLSGRTPLPDAGNITFLPRGVDSLPVREGLRLRIRWVQEMQVRMLAELARRLSAGRAEASLPRLALLRWDELVRAARGEGLPADLGDRAPRPESGALPAVFRLADGIPVAEKPSGPSEPGQGQGAGGGFGVGTAWDGRGERPERPVLIVEHLDPALASLLPGLAGLVAQTGSPLSHLAVLAREQRVPTAVGVAEAIERFPAGTALAVDGGTGAVTLRDLTGTPAATTASRQETAA, encoded by the coding sequence ATGCGATTCGAGACTACGGAGTGGGCCGTGGTGCCCCTGGGGACTCCCTCGGCCGAGGACACGGCCATCACCGGGGCCAAGGCCGCCCATCTGGCCCGTGCCGCCGTAGCCGGTCTGCCCGTGCTGCCGGGATTCGTCCTGGTGCCCGCCGAGCGTGCCCCCGGTGCCCTCACCGGGCACGAGGCGTTGCGCGGTGCTTGGCGGACCCTGGCCGGCGGGGAGGGCCAAGAGCCGTTGGTCGTACGATCCTCGTCCCTCTACGAGGACACCGAGAACTCCTCCATGGCGGGACGCTTCGACTCCGTGCTGGACGTCCAGGGCTGGGACTCCTTCGTCTCGGCCGTGAGGACGGTGCTGGCCTCCGCCCGACGGGTCAGACCGCTGCGTCCGGCAGCGCAGGACGTGCCCGCCGACGGCATGGCGGTGCTGGTCCAGCCGATGCTCGAGTCGGCCGTCGGCGGGGTGATGTTCGGCGCGGATCCGGTCGAGGGCCGTACCGACCGCATCCTGGTGAGTGCGGTCCGGGGTGGTCCCGACCAACTCGTCGACGGCAGCACGCCGGGTGTGCGCTACCAACTGACGCGCCTGGCGCGGCCGGTGGGCGGCGACCCCGCCGGACGGCGCGGCGACCGCCTGCTGACGCGCGCGCGTCGGCATCAGCTCGTGAACCTGGCGAAGTCGACCGAACGCGTCTTCGGCGGTCCGCAGGACATGGAGTTCGGCTTCGACGGCGAGGGGCAGCTGTGGCTCTTCCAGTCCCGCCCCATCACGGCCATGACGCCCCGGCCGCCGCGCGGCGCTCGCCTGTTCGGGCCCGGCCCTGTCGCCGAGACCCTTCCGGGCGTGCTCCAGCCGCTCGAGGAGGACCTGTGGGCGGTTCCCATGTCCCACGGTCTGACCGTGGCACTCGACATCGCCGGGGCAGCACCGCGGCGCCGCTTGCGCCGGCTTCCCGTGGTGACGACCGTGCAGGGGAGAGCCGTGGCGGACCTGCGCCTGCTGGGCACCGTACCCCCCGCGCATCCCTTCCTCGACCGGGTCAACACCGCCAACGGGGCACGGCGGGCGGCGGCGGCCTGGCGGGTGGGCAGGCTGCGCTCCGCCCTGCCGCTGCTGGCCGTCGACCTGATGGCGGACGTGGACCGCGCCCTGGCGGGTTTCCCGCCCGCCGGTGACATGCTCAGCGGGCGGCTGCTCGACGCCGTCGCCTGGGGGCGGCAAACGCTGTCCGCCCTCCACGCCCAGGAGTCCCTGGCCGGCGCGCTGCTCGGCACGGGGAGCGGTGCGACGGCGGCCGGCGAGGCGCTGGCGGAACTGGCCGAGGACCGCGGCCGCGGGCTGAGCCACGAGGAGCTCATCGCCCTCCACCCCGTACTGCTCGCCCTGCTGCCACCCACGCTCTCCGGCCGGACGCCACTCCCCGACGCGGGCAACATCACGTTCCTGCCCCGGGGAGTGGACTCCCTCCCGGTGCGCGAAGGGCTGCGGCTGCGCATTCGCTGGGTGCAGGAGATGCAGGTCCGGATGCTGGCGGAACTGGCCCGTCGGCTGTCGGCCGGGCGCGCAGAAGCCTCTCTGCCCCGCCTGGCCCTGCTGCGCTGGGACGAACTCGTGCGGGCAGCCCGGGGTGAGGGGCTGCCGGCCGACCTCGGCGATAGGGCCCCGCGCCCGGAGTCCGGGGCGCTGCCCGCCGTATTCCGTCTCGCCGACGGCATCCCGGTCGCGGAGAAGCCGTCCGGCCCGTCGGAGCCGGGTCAGGGGCAGGGCGCGGGGGGAGGTTTCGGCGTCGGCACGGCTTGGGACGGGCGGGGCGAGCGCCCCGAACGTCCGGTCCTGATCGTGGAGCACCTTGACCCAGCACTGGCATCCCTGCTGCCCGGCCTGGCCGGGCTCGTGGCGCAGACGGGAAGTCCGCTGTCGCACCTGGCCGTTCTCGCCCGTGAACAGCGGGTGCCCACCGCTGTGGGCGTCGCGGAGGCGATCGAACGATTCCCCGCCGGCACGGCCCTGGCCGTTGACGGCGGCACGGGTGCCGTGACCTTGCGCGACCTGACCGGGACTCCTGCCGCAACGACCGCTTCCCGACAGGAGACGGCAGCATGA